The Terriglobales bacterium genome window below encodes:
- a CDS encoding CpsB/CapC family capsule biosynthesis tyrosine phosphatase encodes MIDIHCHILPEVDDGPATWEMAAEMLRIAVADGIEHIVATPHADEQYSFDRARCAASLERLQEIAGKSPKLTLGCDFHFSYENVQDALAHPARYTIGATPYLLLEFSDFALSPVVLEVIGRLRAAGLLPVITHPERNLLLQRSPGEVLRLVERGCPVQVTASALTGNWGEAARQTALWLLEHDAVHALASDAHSVKHRPPQLSAARDAAAQHVGGDVARALVLDNPRAIVAGQSLPYFPKPALRS; translated from the coding sequence ATGATCGACATCCACTGCCACATCCTGCCCGAGGTCGACGATGGTCCCGCCACCTGGGAGATGGCCGCCGAGATGCTGCGCATCGCCGTGGCCGACGGCATCGAGCACATCGTGGCCACCCCTCACGCCGACGAGCAGTACAGCTTCGACCGCGCGCGCTGCGCCGCCTCCCTGGAGCGCCTGCAGGAGATCGCCGGCAAGTCCCCGAAGCTCACCCTGGGCTGCGACTTCCACTTCTCCTACGAGAACGTGCAGGACGCGCTGGCCCATCCCGCGCGCTACACCATCGGAGCGACGCCGTACCTGCTGCTGGAGTTCAGCGACTTCGCCCTCTCGCCGGTGGTGCTGGAGGTGATCGGCCGCCTGCGGGCAGCCGGCCTGCTCCCCGTGATCACGCACCCGGAGCGCAACCTGCTCTTGCAGAGAAGCCCGGGCGAGGTGCTGCGGCTGGTGGAACGCGGCTGCCCGGTGCAGGTGACGGCCTCGGCGCTCACCGGCAACTGGGGGGAGGCGGCGCGGCAGACCGCGCTGTGGCTGCTGGAGCACGACGCGGTGCACGCGCTGGCCTCGGATGCGCACAGCGTGAAGCACCGCCCGCCGCAACTCTCCGCCGCCCGCGACGCGGCCGCCCAGCACGTGGGCGGCGACGTCGCCCGCGCGCTGGTGCTCGACAACCCGCGCGCCATCGTCGCCGGCCAGAGCCTGCCCTACTTCCCCAAGCCCGCCTTGCGTTCCTAG
- a CDS encoding helix-turn-helix transcriptional regulator, with product MLKAGQKLRAVREQLGLTIRDVEAASARIANRHGNPDFSLSLSRLSDIETKGVVPSIYRLYSLAVIYRLELRELLDWYGVCTGNTAADLALAAPPRSHRIEALGDLLAVHMPVKLDPGFDPRRTANLGRMIERWGVVPLAFLAQFASTKYTYGYIGSEDFTMYPLLLPGSFLQIDESKNQVGNGMWRSEYERPVYFVETREGYRCCWCTLKGEQLVLQPHPLSPVAVRILRHPHDAEVIGQVVGVAMRLGDWRPVSNGSGSKELPAPN from the coding sequence TTGCTGAAGGCTGGACAGAAGCTGCGCGCCGTGCGCGAGCAGTTGGGCTTGACCATCCGCGACGTGGAGGCGGCCAGCGCGCGCATCGCCAACCGCCACGGCAACCCGGATTTCTCCCTCTCTCTCAGCCGTCTCTCCGACATCGAGACCAAGGGCGTGGTTCCCAGCATCTACCGCCTGTACAGCCTGGCGGTGATCTATCGCCTGGAGCTGCGCGAGTTGCTGGACTGGTACGGCGTGTGCACCGGCAACACCGCCGCCGACCTGGCCCTGGCGGCGCCGCCGCGCTCGCACCGCATCGAAGCCCTGGGCGACCTGCTGGCGGTGCACATGCCGGTCAAGCTCGACCCCGGCTTCGATCCTCGCCGCACCGCCAACCTGGGCCGCATGATCGAGCGCTGGGGGGTGGTGCCGCTGGCCTTCTTGGCCCAGTTCGCCAGCACCAAGTACACCTACGGCTACATCGGCAGTGAGGATTTCACCATGTACCCGCTGCTGCTGCCCGGGTCGTTCCTCCAGATCGACGAGTCCAAGAACCAGGTCGGCAACGGCATGTGGCGCTCCGAGTACGAGCGACCCGTCTACTTCGTGGAGACGCGCGAGGGCTATCGCTGCTGCTGGTGCACGCTGAAGGGGGAGCAACTGGTGCTGCAGCCCCACCCGCTCTCGCCGGTGGCGGTGCGCATCCTGCGCCATCCTCACGACGCCGAGGTCATCGGGCAGGTGGTGGGAGTGGCGATGCGCTTGGGCGACTGGCGGCCCGTTTCGAACGGCTCAGGCTCGAAAGAGCTTCCAGCACCGAACTGA
- a CDS encoding aminotransferase class I/II-fold pyridoxal phosphate-dependent enzyme, with translation MPMTQVREIPAATRLENVRYAIRDLAVLADEVGKSGKAILQLNIGDPLKFDFQTPPHMIEAVARAMREGKNGYAPSSGTPEALHAIRGEAERKGIHNVLDVFVTSGVSEAVDVCFNALLNPGDNVLCPSPEYPLYTAVVAKMGLEPNSYDLDEGNGWEPELDDIRRKITSRTRGLVFINPNNPTGAVYSRRTLEGLAEIARRHRLVVFADEIYEKLLLEGQHQTFAALAPDLPVVTFGGVSKNYLAPGWRIGWGIASGPEAALRPYVEGINKLLRARLCASYPMMCAIPPALEGPQTHLPEVVAKLTRRRDRVMEWARSTPRVSCVPPRGAFYAFPRIDIPEPDEDFVRKLLREKQVLVVHGSGFGQKPGTQHFRIVFLPDEATLARAFRGLSEFLQEHYR, from the coding sequence ATGCCAATGACCCAAGTGCGGGAAATCCCGGCCGCCACGCGGCTGGAGAACGTCCGCTACGCCATCCGCGACCTGGCGGTGCTCGCCGACGAGGTGGGCAAGAGCGGCAAGGCCATCCTGCAGCTCAACATCGGCGACCCTCTGAAGTTCGACTTCCAGACCCCGCCGCACATGATCGAGGCCGTGGCCCGGGCCATGCGCGAGGGCAAGAACGGCTACGCGCCTTCCTCCGGCACTCCCGAGGCGTTGCACGCCATCCGCGGCGAGGCCGAGCGCAAGGGCATCCACAACGTGCTCGACGTCTTCGTCACCAGCGGGGTGAGCGAAGCGGTCGACGTCTGCTTCAACGCGCTGCTCAATCCCGGCGACAACGTCCTCTGTCCCAGCCCCGAGTACCCGCTCTACACCGCGGTGGTGGCCAAGATGGGGCTGGAGCCGAACTCCTACGACCTGGACGAGGGGAACGGCTGGGAGCCCGAGCTGGACGATATCCGGCGCAAGATCACCTCCCGCACCCGCGGCCTGGTCTTCATCAATCCCAACAACCCCACCGGCGCGGTGTACTCGCGACGCACCCTGGAGGGCCTGGCCGAGATCGCCCGCCGGCACCGCCTGGTGGTCTTCGCCGACGAGATCTACGAGAAGCTGCTGCTGGAGGGCCAGCACCAGACCTTTGCCGCCCTCGCCCCCGACCTGCCGGTGGTGACCTTCGGCGGCGTCTCCAAGAACTACCTGGCGCCGGGCTGGCGCATCGGCTGGGGTATCGCCAGCGGGCCGGAAGCCGCCCTGCGACCCTACGTGGAGGGCATCAACAAGCTGCTGCGCGCGCGCCTGTGCGCCAGCTATCCCATGATGTGCGCCATTCCGCCGGCGCTGGAGGGTCCGCAGACCCACCTGCCCGAGGTGGTGGCCAAGCTGACGCGCCGCCGCGACCGGGTGATGGAGTGGGCCCGGTCCACGCCCCGCGTCAGTTGCGTGCCACCGCGCGGCGCCTTCTACGCCTTTCCCCGGATCGATATCCCTGAGCCCGATGAGGACTTCGTGAGGAAGCTGCTGCGGGAGAAGCAGGTGCTGGTGGTGCACGGCAGCGGCTTCGGGCAGAAGCCGGGAACACAGCACTTCCGCATCGTCTTCCTGCCCGACGAGGCCACCCTCGCCCGCGCCTTCCGGGGCCTCAGCGAGTTTCTGCAAGAACACTATCGCTGA
- a CDS encoding aldehyde dehydrogenase family protein: protein MATAEKLVSAGRATTGPRVYRNFIDGEWVESATGESFENLNPADTRDVVGIFQKSGKADVDAAIDAAERAFQKWRLVPAPRRAEIVTRAAQILVERKEQYARDMTREMGKVLKETRGDVQEAIDTGFYMAGEGRRMFGHTMPSELPNKFAMCLRQPIGVCVMITPWNFPMAIPSWKLFPAVVCGNTCVIKPAQDTPLSVFNLVQALVDAGLPKGVVNIVTGFGSRIGGPLLDSPTVRAVSLTGSTDVGRIVGEAAAKSFKRCSLELGGKNPMIVLDDANLDLALDGAVWGAFGTTGQRCTATSRILVQKGVYREFTERLVERAQHLKVGNGLDETVEMGPAINRSQLETDESYVAIGKNEGAKLLCGGHRLSEGDYAHGWFHAPTIFADVDPKMRIFQEEIFGPVVAVSPCDSFEQAIEMANNTAYGLSSAIYTRDVNRAFHAMRDLYAGITYINAPTIGAEVHLPFGGTKATGNGHREGGIGAIEFYTEWKSVYVDYSDKLQRAQIDLE, encoded by the coding sequence ATGGCGACCGCAGAAAAGCTGGTTTCGGCCGGGCGCGCCACCACCGGCCCCAGAGTCTACAGAAACTTCATCGACGGGGAGTGGGTGGAGTCGGCTACCGGCGAGAGCTTCGAAAACCTCAACCCCGCCGACACCCGCGACGTAGTCGGCATCTTCCAGAAGTCGGGCAAGGCCGATGTGGATGCCGCCATCGACGCGGCCGAGCGCGCTTTCCAGAAGTGGCGCCTGGTGCCCGCCCCGCGCCGCGCCGAGATCGTCACCCGCGCCGCCCAGATCCTGGTGGAGCGCAAGGAGCAGTACGCCCGCGACATGACCCGGGAGATGGGCAAGGTCCTCAAGGAGACCCGGGGCGACGTGCAGGAGGCCATCGACACCGGCTTCTACATGGCGGGCGAGGGCCGGCGCATGTTCGGCCACACCATGCCCTCCGAGCTGCCCAACAAGTTCGCCATGTGCCTGCGCCAGCCCATCGGCGTCTGCGTGATGATCACGCCGTGGAACTTCCCCATGGCCATCCCCTCCTGGAAGCTCTTCCCTGCCGTCGTCTGCGGCAACACCTGCGTGATCAAGCCGGCGCAGGACACGCCCCTGTCGGTCTTCAACCTGGTGCAGGCGCTGGTGGATGCCGGCCTGCCCAAGGGCGTGGTCAACATCGTGACCGGTTTCGGCTCCCGCATCGGCGGGCCGCTGCTGGACAGTCCCACCGTGCGCGCTGTCTCCCTCACCGGCTCCACCGACGTGGGCAGGATCGTGGGCGAGGCCGCGGCCAAGAGCTTCAAGCGCTGCTCCCTGGAACTGGGCGGCAAGAACCCCATGATCGTGCTCGACGACGCCAACCTCGACCTCGCGCTCGATGGCGCGGTGTGGGGCGCTTTCGGCACCACCGGCCAGCGCTGCACCGCCACCAGCCGCATCCTCGTGCAGAAGGGCGTCTACCGCGAGTTCACCGAGCGCCTGGTGGAGCGCGCCCAGCATCTCAAGGTGGGCAACGGCCTGGACGAGACGGTGGAGATGGGACCCGCCATCAACCGCTCCCAGCTCGAGACCGACGAGAGCTACGTGGCCATCGGCAAGAACGAGGGCGCCAAGCTGCTGTGCGGCGGCCATCGCCTCAGCGAGGGCGATTACGCCCACGGCTGGTTCCACGCGCCCACCATCTTCGCCGACGTCGATCCCAAGATGCGCATCTTCCAGGAGGAGATCTTCGGGCCGGTGGTGGCGGTGAGTCCCTGCGACAGCTTCGAGCAGGCCATCGAGATGGCCAACAACACCGCCTACGGGCTTTCTTCGGCGATCTACACTCGCGACGTGAATCGCGCCTTCCACGCCATGCGCGATCTCTACGCCGGCATCACCTACATCAATGCGCCCACCATCGGCGCGGAGGTCCATCTGCCCTTCGGCGGCACCAAGGCCACGGGCAACGGCCACCGCGAGGGCGGCATCGGCGCCATCGAGTTCTACACGGAGTGGAAGTCGGTCTACGTCGACTACTCCGACAAGCTGCAGCGGGCCCAGATCGACCTCGAGTAG
- a CDS encoding rod shape-determining protein: protein MSSNGSSASHVHNLRSLFSMFSSDLAIDLGTANTLVYAKGKGIVVNEPSIVAINKATGEVEAVGKEAKEMLGRTPGNIVAIKPMKDGVIADFKVTEKMLNYFIQKAHNRKMLVHPRIVIGVPSEITQVEKRAVMDSAYRAKASEVHLVEQAMVAAIGAGLPITEPSGNMVVDIGGGTTDIAVISLSGIVYSRSVRMAGNQMDEAIMNYLKRKYNLLIGERTAEQIKIEIGSAYPLDKPLTMEIKGRNLIEGIPKTITVDDSEIREALGECVSTIMNAIRVALERTPPELSADISDRGIVLTGGGALLKNLDRRIREETGLPVSIADDPLASVVLGTGKMLSDFKLLRKISIE, encoded by the coding sequence ATGTCGTCCAACGGTTCATCCGCATCGCACGTTCACAACCTGCGCTCGCTGTTCAGCATGTTCTCCAGCGACCTGGCCATCGACCTGGGCACGGCCAACACCCTGGTCTACGCCAAGGGCAAGGGCATCGTGGTCAACGAGCCCTCCATCGTGGCCATCAACAAGGCGACCGGGGAGGTCGAGGCCGTGGGCAAGGAGGCCAAGGAGATGCTGGGGCGTACCCCCGGCAACATCGTGGCCATCAAGCCCATGAAGGACGGCGTCATCGCCGACTTCAAGGTCACCGAGAAGATGCTCAACTACTTCATCCAGAAGGCGCACAACCGCAAGATGCTGGTGCATCCCCGCATCGTGATCGGGGTGCCTTCCGAGATCACCCAGGTGGAGAAGCGGGCGGTGATGGATTCCGCCTACCGCGCCAAGGCCAGCGAGGTGCACCTGGTGGAGCAGGCCATGGTGGCGGCCATCGGGGCGGGGCTGCCCATCACCGAGCCCAGCGGCAACATGGTGGTCGACATCGGCGGCGGCACCACCGACATCGCCGTCATCTCGCTCAGCGGCATCGTCTACTCGCGTTCGGTGCGCATGGCCGGCAACCAGATGGACGAGGCCATCATGAATTACCTCAAGCGCAAGTACAACCTGCTGATCGGGGAGCGCACCGCCGAGCAGATCAAGATCGAGATCGGCTCCGCCTATCCCCTGGACAAGCCCCTGACCATGGAGATCAAGGGGCGCAACCTGATCGAGGGCATCCCCAAGACCATCACCGTGGACGACAGCGAGATCCGCGAGGCCCTGGGCGAGTGCGTCTCCACCATCATGAACGCCATCCGCGTGGCCCTGGAGCGCACCCCGCCCGAACTCTCCGCCGACATCAGCGACCGCGGCATCGTGCTCACCGGGGGAGGCGCCCTGCTCAAGAACCTGGACCGGCGCATCCGGGAGGAGACCGGACTGCCCGTCTCCATCGCCGACGACCCCCTGGCCAGCGTGGTGCTGGGCACGGGCAAGATGCTCAGCGACTTTAAGCTGCTGCGCAAGATCTCGATCGAATAA
- the mreC gene encoding rod shape-determining protein MreC, with the protein MEKFIGRYRNLVILVAVLFAQVLGLAVQVKRPADPSHPDGPSTRLIRLWVAGAFTPVEKLFVRSSLWARETWHEYIDLRDVRRQNRELRQQIEELRVQQGRLQQDAEQARRLQALLGFKEQFIQQTVAAQVIGSSGSELSRVLTLDKGSRDGVRNDMAVITPDGVVGKIVRVFPGSSQVLEIIDQSSGVGAILEKSRLQGIVKGTPDGDPVLDYIMVDEAVAPGERVLTSGGDRIFPKGLPIGSVTRVGKGHDLFHAIYLKPAADLARLEEVLIITKVEERAPAADQAESPRAADILAQRLPSVPKAADPAADKPGAHADAGKKPPPPAPPAQKPQDGPQ; encoded by the coding sequence ATGGAAAAGTTCATCGGCCGCTACCGCAACCTCGTCATCCTGGTGGCGGTGCTGTTCGCGCAGGTGCTGGGGCTGGCGGTGCAGGTCAAGCGGCCCGCCGACCCCAGTCATCCCGATGGCCCCTCCACCCGTCTGATCCGCCTGTGGGTGGCCGGCGCCTTCACCCCGGTGGAGAAACTCTTCGTGCGCAGCAGCCTGTGGGCGCGCGAGACCTGGCACGAGTACATCGACCTGCGGGACGTGCGCCGGCAGAACCGCGAGCTCCGCCAGCAGATCGAGGAGCTGCGCGTGCAGCAGGGCCGGTTGCAGCAGGACGCCGAGCAGGCGCGCCGCCTGCAGGCCCTGCTGGGCTTCAAGGAGCAGTTCATCCAGCAGACGGTGGCGGCGCAGGTCATCGGCTCCAGCGGCAGCGAACTCTCCCGCGTCCTCACCCTCGACAAAGGCTCGCGCGACGGCGTCCGCAACGACATGGCGGTCATCACCCCCGACGGCGTGGTGGGCAAGATCGTGCGCGTCTTTCCCGGTTCCTCCCAGGTGCTGGAGATCATCGACCAGTCCAGCGGGGTGGGCGCCATCCTGGAAAAGTCCCGCCTGCAGGGCATCGTGAAGGGCACCCCCGATGGCGATCCGGTGCTGGACTACATCATGGTGGACGAAGCGGTGGCGCCGGGCGAGCGGGTGCTGACCTCGGGCGGCGACCGCATCTTTCCCAAGGGCCTGCCCATCGGCTCGGTGACCCGGGTGGGCAAGGGCCACGACCTCTTCCACGCCATCTACCTGAAACCGGCCGCCGATCTGGCCCGCCTGGAAGAAGTCCTGATCATCACCAAGGTGGAGGAGCGGGCCCCGGCTGCGGACCAGGCAGAGTCGCCGCGCGCCGCCGACATCCTGGCGCAGCGCCTGCCCTCGGTGCCCAAGGCCGCGGACCCTGCCGCCGACAAGCCCGGTGCCCACGCCGATGCTGGCAAGAAGCCCCCGCCTCCGGCCCCGCCGGCGCAGAAGCCGCAGGATGGTCCGCAATGA
- the mreD gene encoding rod shape-determining protein MreD, giving the protein MKGALIYTSREEIEVHRFSVWTTVGVPLAALFLQAFLPVRLHFVSIFDLPLLVTIYFGMTRRSPVSGLVTGGLIGLVQDSLTHQPLGVYGIAKTLIGFFASSLGVKLDVDSPLTRLLLTAAFYIVHQGIYFLVARGLVRQTLDWPWLYALGAALANGVLAVVLFAILDRFKQRT; this is encoded by the coding sequence ATGAAAGGCGCGCTCATCTACACCTCGCGCGAGGAGATCGAGGTCCACCGCTTCAGCGTGTGGACGACGGTGGGCGTCCCCCTGGCCGCCCTGTTCCTGCAGGCCTTCCTGCCCGTGCGGCTGCACTTTGTCTCCATTTTCGATCTGCCCTTGCTGGTGACCATCTACTTCGGCATGACGCGGCGCAGCCCGGTGAGCGGACTGGTGACCGGCGGGCTCATCGGCCTGGTGCAGGACAGCCTGACCCATCAGCCCCTGGGGGTCTACGGCATCGCCAAGACCCTGATCGGCTTCTTCGCGTCGTCGCTGGGAGTGAAGCTCGACGTGGACAGCCCCCTGACCCGCCTGCTGCTCACCGCGGCCTTCTATATCGTGCACCAGGGCATCTACTTCCTGGTGGCCCGGGGTCTGGTGCGGCAGACCCTGGACTGGCCCTGGCTCTACGCCCTGGGCGCCGCTCTGGCCAATGGCGTGCTCGCGGTGGTGCTGTTCGCCATCCTCGACCGCTTCAAGCAACGGACGTGA
- the mrdA gene encoding penicillin-binding protein 2, whose product MIGRDDKVSPGKITVVQYGILAMFLLLAWGLWRLQVLGSQQWEQAAERNRIRTVPILAPRGKILDREGRVIVDNYPSFSALLLRDQARNLGADVERIANGLDMTPAEVREHLRRAGNQPQILLKDDITPDELAFIESHKNELPELETVVVHRRLYPRNGFLAHLIGYVGEVSGEMLDNPKYEFFQPGDVVGKSGVEQYYNDILMGSNGYRRVVVNSRGKELGQLADQPAVPGKPLKLTIDLDLQIAAEEALEGKNGAIVALDPRTGEVLAMASRPSFDPNDFAVRISPQEWAQLVNDPGKPMLNKAIQAQLAPGSTFKIVMAAAGLQEGIAQNLVVNCGGGKTFYGHFFKCHSVHGNVEIHRAIVQSCDSFFYTLAERLGIETIARYATALGLGQKTGIDLPNEASGVIPSEEWKIRNFKQKWYAGETISVGIGQGAVTVTPIQLAHTVGGIASDGVLRRPHVAFPDELPPHYKEALGAFPAEIRVPLDPKNWEIITDAMADVTNPGGTAAASHLEGIDFAGKTGSAQTMSNELARKLGHAHSVGDTGWFVGMTPRRNPEIVVAAMVEEGEHGTVAAHLAAQVIKAYVEKQRKSQVKVAAAPGLDRPGRSRSFEMAGVWSIPGEDGHESFQAGRFRLPLGLHHLPLALAAPGLDALKQETSH is encoded by the coding sequence ATGATCGGTCGCGACGACAAAGTCTCACCCGGCAAGATCACCGTCGTGCAGTACGGGATCCTGGCGATGTTCCTGCTGCTGGCCTGGGGGCTGTGGCGCCTGCAGGTGCTGGGCAGCCAGCAGTGGGAGCAGGCGGCAGAGCGCAACCGCATCCGGACCGTGCCCATCCTGGCGCCCCGCGGCAAGATCCTCGACCGCGAGGGCCGCGTCATCGTCGACAACTATCCTTCCTTCTCGGCGTTGCTGCTGCGCGACCAGGCCCGCAACCTGGGCGCCGACGTGGAGCGCATCGCCAACGGCCTGGACATGACCCCGGCGGAGGTGCGCGAGCACCTGCGCCGCGCCGGCAACCAGCCCCAGATCCTGCTCAAGGACGACATCACTCCCGACGAGCTGGCCTTCATCGAGTCCCACAAGAACGAGCTTCCCGAGCTGGAGACGGTGGTGGTGCACCGCCGCCTCTATCCCCGCAACGGCTTTCTGGCCCATCTCATCGGCTACGTGGGCGAGGTCAGCGGGGAGATGCTCGACAACCCCAAGTACGAGTTCTTCCAGCCCGGCGACGTGGTGGGGAAGTCGGGCGTGGAGCAGTACTACAACGACATCCTCATGGGCAGCAACGGCTACCGCCGCGTGGTGGTGAACAGCCGCGGCAAGGAGCTGGGGCAGCTCGCCGACCAGCCCGCCGTCCCCGGCAAGCCCCTGAAGCTCACCATCGATCTCGATCTGCAGATCGCGGCCGAGGAGGCCCTGGAAGGCAAGAACGGCGCCATCGTGGCGCTGGACCCGCGCACCGGGGAAGTGCTGGCCATGGCCAGCCGCCCCAGCTTCGATCCCAACGACTTCGCGGTGCGCATCTCTCCGCAGGAATGGGCGCAACTGGTCAACGATCCCGGCAAGCCCATGCTCAACAAGGCCATCCAGGCGCAGCTCGCTCCCGGCTCCACCTTCAAGATCGTGATGGCGGCGGCCGGCCTGCAGGAGGGCATCGCCCAGAACCTGGTGGTCAACTGCGGCGGCGGCAAGACCTTCTACGGCCACTTCTTCAAGTGTCACTCCGTGCATGGCAACGTCGAGATCCACCGCGCCATCGTGCAGTCCTGCGACTCCTTCTTCTACACCCTGGCCGAGCGCCTGGGCATCGAGACCATCGCCCGCTACGCCACCGCCCTGGGCTTGGGACAGAAGACCGGCATCGACCTGCCCAATGAGGCCTCGGGCGTGATCCCTTCTGAAGAGTGGAAGATTCGGAACTTCAAGCAGAAGTGGTACGCCGGGGAGACCATCTCGGTGGGCATCGGGCAGGGCGCGGTGACGGTGACGCCCATCCAGTTGGCGCACACCGTGGGCGGCATCGCCTCCGACGGCGTTCTGCGCCGCCCCCACGTGGCCTTTCCCGATGAGCTGCCGCCGCACTACAAGGAAGCCCTGGGCGCCTTTCCCGCCGAGATCCGCGTGCCCCTCGATCCCAAGAACTGGGAGATCATCACCGACGCCATGGCGGACGTGACCAATCCCGGCGGCACCGCTGCCGCCAGCCATCTCGAAGGCATCGATTTCGCCGGCAAGACCGGCAGCGCCCAGACCATGAGCAACGAGCTCGCCCGCAAGCTGGGGCACGCCCATTCCGTCGGCGACACGGGGTGGTTCGTGGGCATGACCCCGCGCCGCAATCCCGAGATCGTGGTCGCGGCCATGGTGGAAGAGGGCGAGCACGGCACCGTGGCCGCGCACTTGGCCGCCCAGGTCATCAAGGCCTACGTGGAGAAGCAGCGCAAGAGCCAGGTCAAGGTCGCGGCCGCTCCCGGCCTCGACCGGCCGGGCCGGTCCCGGTCGTTCGAGATGGCGGGAGTGTGGAGCATCCCCGGGGAGGACGGCCATGAGAGCTTCCAAGCCGGCCGCTTCCGCCTGCCCCTCGGCCTGCACCACCTGCCGCTGGCTTTGGCGGCTCCGGGACTGGATGCTCTGAAGCAGGAGACGAGTCACTAG